ccctcatttaacacgtttaattgcttccagaacAAACCACGATAAGTGAGTATCAgcgaaataggattcaatattaataaacaaaatagttTCGTAGTTGGGGAAGAGAAAACTTGTTTGACTTGTAAATACgggttttgacattattagagctctgtagacatgaaataacaccctaatagtcacttttacactcttattattctgtgtttacatcacattgcgcaggctacaggatcactgcagggacataacagacggccgtcACTAGCATAGAAAGCCaccaggctaactagttagcctctccaatttacttattctaaacttaaagtgtttcaaaccgagtggggaagaaggacaacgaagccaaaaacttacttctacatggaatgagaggagaacctttttatCCACTCGATCCCACCATGGCAGGTCAGCTAAGTTCTGCTAGCTctgtagccagtctccatgcagtgtgaaaggtaatgtaatctaatgtaatcTGTCTCATTGCATTACTGTTGcctagtgaccaaaatactacatataacttgtctttcaatattttttgactaataataggcaagagtcaaccacaaaacagcgatcatttattattattattttttttaagtgcaatatagtgaggaagcaatatagcgagggacgactgtatagaaTGCACTGTGGTGTAATTCTAAGCGTGCAGAGCAATGTAGGAAGTGCAGCTGGTGACAATACCCTAGAGAAGATCCTCCAGCCCTGGTTCAGCATCAGTTTAACTCAGCATCTTATGGCGGTCAAAAACAGTCTTACGCTGTTCCTGCACCTGCTTCTTCCAGCGCTGCTGTGCACCCTCAACCCGCTCCAGCACTGTGTTTCCTCTGACCTGGCTGCTGTCCACCTGCGGACGCATCTCCTGCACCAGACAACAAGTGGTCATTTGCAGAAGTGGAGTAATCGGAAATAGAAGAAACACACATATACTACATACTTCAGAGTCCTCCTCGTTGTGCAGAGGCTGGGTGTAAGAATCATGCTTGCGGATGAGAGGATCAACCAGAAGGAGAAAGAGCATGTAGAGTAAGAGTGCACCCACAACAGACAGGTAGAGGATGATTGTCACCTGCAACCAAAACAAGATATATCCAATTTTACTTTAACaagataaaaaattaaatactgaTGCTACTTGAGCTCCAATTAGGAAGTCGCTACCTTGATGGTATTGCTGCTTCGCTCCTCGTACTTGCACTCACACAGCAAACAGTAAGCTTCCACGTCATGGCCGGGTACCGGCATGGGATCCACCACATGAAGGCAGATGCTATTAAAGATGGCAGACTTTAAGATGATGCATCCCCATTAAGTTGAAAAACAAATTGAGTTTGCTCCTACCAATCTTTCTGGGAGACATTTCTGTTATAGATGTGGCCAGTGATGTTTCTGTAAGGCGGGCAGATGCACTTGCAGCGCACGTCTTCAAAGCTCTGTTATTTGAcaccataaataaaacacaattaagACAATTTGCTCTCTATGGTAAAACACAAACtgagtactgtatataatgtccATACCAAAGAAAATTAAAACCACAAGAACATGAATGTATATAGGATTACTGGGGAagacaatgttgtttacaaaaCGGTACTGGAAGGTTAGATTATTTTCTTTTGAGCCCCTGTACCTTTAAAGTTATTTAAACAAATAACCCCGTCGACGAATATTCCTAAACGCAGTCGATGTAAATACACGAAATGTGTATTAGTTACGGTTTAGCAACAATACGTCTATTTCCGGGATAGGACCAGCAAGTGCATCATTTACCTTTGCTTGAGCAACAACAGCATTCAGCAAAACCACGATCCCCGCAGCACCAATAAGACAAATCCACGATGTTTGCCTGCAAAACGACATTTTCCCTCACCGAGTTAAGAGATTTGCACGACGTATGCAGTTACCACAGCAGCTCTTAACAGGTAAGCTAGCATTGATACTGTATATCGAGTTGCAGGTCGGGCAAGAGGCAACCCTACAGAAAAGGTAAATAACACTCAACTGAAGTTGCTctcttgaaaataaaaatatttaaacaatgCAGCAAAAGAGTTATAACTCGTTTCTACAGtaactgtatttactgtacaaaACGCTTTAGACGCTAGCTTGACAGCGCTGCAATTCCTTTACTTTGTATTTCCGGTTTGTCGTCACATATGTCGACACTGCCACCAACTGGGTAAAATACATAAACGATTtgaattaaatgcatttaaacttTTCTATTGCCACTAGAAAATCACAAGAGtttagtttttatattttatattatatttattatttttacattttatcaaaaagtcacaaattcACATCTTCGCATCATTAAATTCAGGgggaaaaacatgcatatttcgtgccatccatccattttctgtactgcttggCCACACTAGGGTCGTggttaagctggagcctatcccagctgtcttttaccccttttccactgtgccAGGTTTGGAGCTGGTTCTCAGAGCTTTGGTTTTCCATTCAATTCGACCGaaagactggtcaccagccaatcgtagggcacatataccTAATAATTAGGCAATCTAAAAATTaatcacaaataaatacaaatgaagtACTACATAGAATTACTGTGAAGCAAAATACTCACAATGGCTGTTGTGCTACTTTACTACATATGACCAACTCTTGAAAAAAGAGGGATGCTTATTGTTGTGTCCAGAGGGCCGGCAGTTTATCAAATGAATTTAAAGGAAGCAAACAACGACAACGCCCCTGGGGAGGAACGGGCCCCCAGAATCCTGACAAATTCAGATTAAGGCCGCATCGATGCCGGACACCACAGAAACTGAGgctgtataaaaaaaactacattgcTAGTAGTAAAACAATAGTAAAAATAGTAAAACACCATAGGCCGATAAaataaagagaataaaataCACTCCAGCAATGGAATACAATGACTAGTAAATCaatacaacaaacacaacaaaacttaataacaatacaaaataatacaaaacagaaaggaaacaaCTGAATCATACTAACCGTATTGGCAACCTGTATTAAAAATAAGCTAAAACTAAAGTGCTTGCCCAATCTCACCCGTAGATGGAGCCCATGTTCTGTTAAGGAGCGCTCCTGTACTCAGCACCCAGGCGCTACAGTCTGCTGCACGAGTCTGCCACACGCTCAGGGGAGAAGAGGAAGTTTGGTTGTGCAAAGTTTACAAATGCCGACAAAGCAACGGCACTTTTGGGCAGCAGCCTTTGTAGTGGCTGCAGTTTTGTGCCTATAGAGGAGGACACCAGTCTTTCatactgtaatttaaaaaaagctatTCATGGTGCATCTTACCAGCCAGTGACAGCATGCGCTCACAGAGAGCGGGAGGAAGGGGAGAGCCGGAAGAGATCACCGGCTGCTCCCAACAACAACTCGGAATTTTCAGAAGCAATACTTTTTGTCAGCCTTGGCATAAAGCCCCAATTGAAGTCAAAACAACGAGCAAGCTTACCCTGGAACCAGCGTTCCGGACTCACGACACGCCACAGCAAAGCGCCCAGGCACACCAACGTACTTTCACAAAGTAATGTGGTCAGCTTAATATTACCACACCAACGCCCCATGCCAAGTCATGGAAAAGGGTGTACGCTGGCCACCCATCAGCTGTTATGGGTCATGTTCGGTGCTGCCCACTAATCACCTAACAGGTGTGGCGCGCACTGACATGCCACATTATGTTATCTGGACAACTTACATTAAAAACAAGTAAGACTTGGTGAAACtgtgtttaaaatacatacattttttaaaatggtgtAGAAATATTTGGATAAATCAGATAGATGACATCAGTGTTTTCTTTTCACTTTCTTTGTTGAACTGAAAGTTGTTCATTATTACATGACGTCATTATACCACATGGCAAAGGAGTTTGTAACTCATCAGTATATTTTCCCATAAATTTAAGCCAACATTGCATATGAAATCTGGCTACTCTGGTGGAATTTGAAGTATAAGTCTGACTCCTTGACCCAGTCAATACTGCTCTTTCCTGTAATCctgtttcatatttttttctgcatagTGAGATACTCATTCCTTTAATAAGCCACAGGAATCAATGGCTGGAAAATTCATTCTGAACCCCTTGAGCTGGTGGTCACAGAGATCAATTGAAGGCATGGTTATTTCTCTAATAAGGCAGGATATCCATGTGGAATCACAAGCTCCACTCTGTCTCACCTCAATCATCCATGTGACCCTTCGGTTATCCAGTTAGAACTACCACATCAATGCTAAaactaatatatactgtatctttaaACTTtacattgtaacattactgtatgtgtaaccttaaccctaaaccctaaccctaacccacactAACCCcccactaaccctaacccctaaacctaaccctaaaccttaacctcctaactctaaccctaacgctaaccctaacctaaacctaaacctaaacctaaaccctaacccttctaaccctaacccctaactctaaccctacaCAGTGTGTGTAGTTAAATAAGGGTAATTTTATGATGtaggtgtttttgttttatttcaacttCAGCTTCATTTTCTATAGATTTGAATGAAGAACAAACATTCTATTTAAGTCTAAAATGTTCCAAACAATGCccactaaaaatgtaattaaaagcaAGTCACTGAGTGGAAACATATGACACTGCAAAGCAACCCAACAAACAAGCTCaagttttcaattttttttaggCCCATGAAAATATTGATTGAATAAAATTATTCATGCAGCATGCCGTCTGCCACTAGGAGATGCTATAAGGCTCCGggtaaagcaaaataaagtgcagaCCTGAGTGCAAAGAGACTTTTTCATTGATACTGAGGAGGCGAGGAGGACTGGTTATGAACAGTTACTTTGAATATGTTGTGATTCACAGCGGAAGCCACAAAATAAAGCAAATCATTAGCTAATTGCATTAAAGCAACACTATGCAATACTGTAGCTACACTTTGCAGCAACAGCTTCAGGTGCATTTTGATGGTACACTGGTTATAACAATCACAATAGTATCACTTTACTACCTCAGAGGtctggtggaccagccaggaccagCAACAGTGCTACCATTATTGTTCAAAGTTGTGTGGAGTGCTTGTATAAACTTCACCAAACACCAAAATGAAGACAATACTTAGCATTTTTTACCACCATCaatttgtacagtattaattaTTGTAATAATTACTATAaatattattgtgtttttgttatcatGAAAGCATATTGGTGTGGTTCAAGGCTTCCAGATGAAGTCACACATGACCTATGGGAAGAAACCCTTTTCTGTCCTTATTCTTCCGAGCCCTCAACCTTTTACAATGGTTCTTTTTGACCTTTATCATATCATCTGCAGTGTCTTTTTAGCCTTCTCTCCTCCTTTATACCTGTATcatgcttttgtagaccacgctgTTTGAATAACAAGACTATctctcgtcttgtctcgtctcattcATCTCGCCTCCTTCCCTCTGCTCTCCTCCTCCTACTGCTACTCTCTGTAGGAGAGATTCTAATGGACACCCATGGTAATGGCAGTCGTGGGAGGCAGCAGACAGTGGTGGTCCACGGGCAGCTCAAAAAACTATAAATCACAAGTCCTGGTTCCGCCTTGCTGAGCGTAGCCGATCACACTCAACCAAAAAGCAATTCTGCCAACATGTGTTTGCACATTTGTCTTCATCAACCTCTGGCCAGCTTTGGGCCCCCGTGACTGAAATGTTCTTTTCCGTGGTAACCAGACGGGTTTGACTTCTCATGGTTTTTACAGTTTACAGTGTTGACAGTCGATTTGTCTCGAATGTTTGCCATGagcaaacaaaaatgaaagatACAATATGAAATAACGTAATACATATGGACACAAGAATTGGTGAAACATAATCCTGGTTTATAGAGCTGTGTTTTGTGGCATGTGTGTATTATAACACTGACCAAAATATTGGACTTGTGTCAAAATATCAACGATGATCTCAAGGACAGAAATGCACTGATGTCATGATGTGATCTCAAAACACCAActgtccaatcagattgctgTGATTACATGCTCGGAGGCATTTTTACATGGCATCGgtggattgctatgatatgttgTGATGTATTAACGAACATCATAGCCTTAGGTGTAGTACTGCACAGTGGATCATCCAAAGTTGAATGCCCCAAAAGTCAATCTCTTTGAATTTTAACCAACACTTTCTGGAAAGAATGAATATTCATCATGTAACGGTATGCAAGGCGTTAGCAAATCTTGTGATACTTCAACTCAGTGTGCATGGCAAAGAGAGAAATTATGAGGATAACCATAGACCCAGAAATAGAAATgagttaacttaaaaaaaaaaaaacttcttgcCAACAGAACCATACAACACAGTATTTAAttcctttttttctatttttattattattttttttattccagcAATACATATGCAGAGATGTATTGCTAGAGAGAGAGTAGCTttactttatttaaattttatcgAGTTTTAAATGGCTTCTTATCTTTACACTAGTGTGAcagttgaaaatgaatgaaaatgctgcttttcaaACCGGGGGTGAAAGTTTTACGATGCGATGGTTGGAACCTGGAATTAATTTATTAACTTGGAAACTGGAAGTAATTTCACTTTAGTATATAAGAGTAACTGGTGACCACCGTTATACTTTCACACAGtacatttctatatttatttctaaatgtttttaatgGCGGTAGAAAGACAAACATTGATTTAGATACTTTACATGCAGTTAGTTCACCTCTCTTTTTCAAATCAATAATTAATTTCACTCGTATGgttattcatttaattaaatgtgattaaaaacATCCAATGTTGTCAATACTACCGATGATGAGTCGAGAAGAACATTACCTGTCACAATTGCATTTctcgctctctttttttttttttaagttagcgTGTGATCCCTCTATGAGAAGTGGCTAAATCACAGAGCTTGCCATTGCAAAGGTGTTAGAAAAGCAGGCAGTGATGTTAACTCAGAGTACAGTGTGTGTCCTCTCCTGCTTTATCTGCATGGACAGCTGCCTGTCCACCAGCTGAGGCCGTGCAGGGGGGAGGTGTCTGCTGAGGAGCTGGTGTCACGAAGGTGAGAGCTGGGCACCGGGGATGCTGAGCTGAATCGAAACACAGATGCAGAGGAAAGTACACCTCCTGCCTCTGAGGGACACTGATCTTCAGTGATGAAATAGAGACTGCAGGAGCTGGAGACACAGCCAAACTTGACACATGATGGACACAAACGCAGGGGGAGAAGCTGCCGCCACCTCCTCACTTCACCTTCTACCTCAGCAGCTCTCCCAGAGAGGAGAAGAAAGAGGAAAAATATCCTAATAGATGTGGCCTATGTTGTTTAAACTGATACATGGAAGCTTCAGAGAAAGCTTCCCGAGCCAATCATGCATGGAATCATGGCGTGTTGGTCAGAAAATTGGAAAGAACCAGCTGCCAGGAATCCACATACATCTTTCAAGAGACAACATGGATCAGACAGGAAGACAGCTGAAAACAATGAAATGTGACATGCACTGAAAGGTGGATTAATAGCTGGAGGGAAGGATGGGTGTTTGTTTTTGGTATACAGGTATGATGAAAAACATCATGGATCCTCTACTcttggaaaatgtacacaatggACAGTCAGTGAAGTGACAATCATACTGCTTCATATTTGCACTAATGCACAAAATCCTTAAGGACTACTCTGCTCTGTTAGATCCGTGAACAAAGTCAGGTTGGTGCGGCAACAGACGCATGTGGTAATGTTATCTGACACGTTTTTGTGTCAGCTGCCCTAAAGAATGAGCTTAGATCCAAGCTAAGCAGTCACACAGAGTCAGGGATTTGTCTACCAAAGCAAGGGCACATGAGAAAATATTGTCAAGCCTATTTCTTTAAACCAAACTTTTAGTACAGTTattcctcgctacattgcagttcaaacatcactccctcactctattgtgttttttaaaaaattaattaattgataaataatggcagtttcatggttgactatggcctattaatagtcaaaaatattgaaagacaagtcatatgtactattctccactggtcactgggCGTCAATAAttatacattgatgagacattaccttacattacatcaacttgcactgcatggagtcagccaagGATGCAGAGTGAAATAAAGTTCTCACCCATTCTGTgtgaagtggtacgttttttgcTTCGTGctctgtccttcttccccactcagtttcaaaccctttctttagtttagaataaataaatcggGGGCTAACTAGTTCCTGcgtccctagtgaggacaagcagcatagaaaatggatggatggatggcaactagttagcttgctatgcttaaagcggctGCTGTCTATGTGTCCATGCAGAGATTCCGTAATTTGCGCCCAACGCACCTTgtgtctgtgctatttgcttgccATCACGAGGTGCGTGTCATGTGCTTGagtgggaggggaaggacattgaTTGTGGAAGTAGCGTGCTGTCTgtccaacacacagctgcagacacAAATCTGTTattctgctggagaagaggcaAAATGATATAGACTCACTGCTGCAGCTAGCATTGTGTTGTTTGGGGGAATTCTGCTCACAATGAGGACTACCAGGCAGTGACGGTTGTAACTTCAACAGCACCCTGGGCGGGCCGACGCTGTGGTGCTACCTTGTATTGTCCATGGTTCTACCTTATTTGCTCCTCTGCCAAGCAGAAACTTTCTAATTCTGTCGTCAGAACTGAAGGCCAGATACGTAGGTCAGTAGAAAAcagcaatgttccctctaagctgcatGCATGCACAATTGCGCACTCCTCTCgtgttctcagcgcacagcaaatcaATGCAGCGCAAAAATACattccaacctgaactgtaaatgaaataaacacataacaatttattgtGTACCATTTTGCATTGCTACTCAGTGACTGACAGGTGACAACAAGCAGTAACAACATACAGTGTAACACAATaacgaacactgtccagccaatgataagatgCTGTTGCTATGTACaatagtgtgaaaaagtatttgcccccttcctgatttcttagtttttttgcatgtttgtcacacttgaatgtttcagatcatcaaacaaatttaaatattagtcaatgacaaca
Above is a genomic segment from Dunckerocampus dactyliophorus isolate RoL2022-P2 chromosome 1, RoL_Ddac_1.1, whole genome shotgun sequence containing:
- the tmem9 gene encoding transmembrane protein 9 isoform X1, which codes for MSFCRQTSWICLIGAAGIVVLLNAVVAQAKSFEDVRCKCICPPYRNITGHIYNRNVSQKDCICLHVVDPMPVPGHDVEAYCLLCECKYEERSSNTIKVTIILYLSVVGALLLYMLFLLLVDPLIRKHDSYTQPLHNEEDSEEMRPQVDSSQVRGNTVLERVEGAQQRWKKQVQEQRKTVFDRHKMLS
- the tmem9 gene encoding transmembrane protein 9 isoform X2; amino-acid sequence: MSFCRQTSWICLIGAAGIVVLLNAVVAQAKSFEDVRCKCICPPYRNITGHIYNRNVSQKDCICLHVVDPMPVPGHDVEAYCLLCECKYEERSSNTIKHDSYTQPLHNEEDSEEMRPQVDSSQVRGNTVLERVEGAQQRWKKQVQEQRKTVFDRHKMLS